A section of the Aricia agestis chromosome 4, ilAriAges1.1, whole genome shotgun sequence genome encodes:
- the LOC121726554 gene encoding probable GPI-anchored adhesin-like protein PGA55 isoform X2, which translates to MSIPPLVCSSPPPPEQCEDDKEPEDYDFQYNSQPDDDEDSASYNYVNFSSNTIYKTQTESIQDLKLSENLNVEIENIPPSSPGSEPKMNSSVPPLSDDSEKNSYLQEDCVLEDLNLELTTESLHMHTDDKSAEIPKLNENDSSVLHIQDAGGTDDDIENVQIKSLSQEPSENYDLNALDNSSGDISFNDNDDIKKLDEVLPIDVKDEIEKINEEIKATASQFVVNKVDPVDEDDFGDFDSFQFTDTKTQSESILNVENPWDSNTDAEGFGDFTANFDNSEPIAAEVTEEEISEESATKNISENLGSYDDNNDDDFGDFDDFKSSEKADTAIAPDVMPHSSVLDFPTSDNEVQIMENINKVLATIFPEEVSEPSEMLEANIDKSLGEIWGHLVDTDIRQPYMVSWNNTLGQKSLLKALCIDSRNILFGTRWNYNMPKFAANLSASPLQPQKPVQSNPESSEQPADKESTWVDPFTPHGQESCSPESEVPAAEVKPNVLDGFTSELPATSSKIYSSSLSVQPIRQISLPDTHIFTPTDSETPRSKTIHYDNTTLGVGFDAEIVNQKLETTHITSPEKDEYWDFQHFKGAASAVPNDESKNTPEAPKDSSEKTFGTAILQPIKMEPIMPTLNWPDPGEVKETFMDFSDFISSTTVSSNPQDLKPSDNKVPVQRVDDKVQKDEAIVENDDDFETFQSAPPANHSIGFANIPETSSQISSLELPTRLESRTDANSKPSEISSSIDSAFRSETNHKSFSPQILAPVPAQVSSLPVLQPSPVNRSQQSSGQILQPLSLEGFSQINWPNPGIDLHDLSKFNPIESVHSLKSDSSSSQSKLSTPVHSRSEPDDDWGDFVSSAPKPATPKKTATFSDDDEWTDFVSSTSVKPNGLNTISFNVQSNLNHQKSNHVKYPKSNQISLDIPTLNYITPKAAGRGYADKHFQNL; encoded by the exons ATGTCGATACCACCTCTGGTTTGTAGCAGTCCACCACCACCCGAGCAGTGCGAAGACGACAAGGAGCCCGAAGACTACGATTTCCAGTATAATT CTCAACCCGATGATGATGAAGATAGTGCTAGTTATAATTATGTCAATTTTTCTTCCAATACAATATATAAAACACAAACAGAAAGCATACAGGACTTGAAATTAAGTGAAAACCTAAATgttgaaatagaaaatattcCCCCATCGTCTCCAGGAAGTGAACCCAAAATGAACAGCTCTGTGCCTCCTCTGAGTGATGATTCCGAGAAAAACTCATATCTCCAAGAAGATTGTGTCCTTGAAGATTTAAATCTGGAATTAACAACAGAGAGCTTACATATGCACACAGATGATAAAAGTGCAGAGATTCCTAAGTTAAATGAAAATGACTCCAGTGTGTTACACATACAAGACGCTGGTGGAACAGATGACGATATTGAAAATGTCCAAATTAAAAGTTTGTCACAGGAACCAAgtgaaaattatgatttaaatgctCTGGATAACTCGTCTGGAGATATTTCATtcaatgataatgatgatattAAGAAGTTAGATGAGGTTTTACCGATAGATGTTAAAGATGAAATAGAAAAAATTAATGAAGAAATCAAAGCAACTGCTAGTCAATTTGTTGTCAACAAAGTAGACCCTGTAGATGAGGATGACTTTGGGGATTTTGATAGTTTTCAATTTACagatacaaaaacacaatcaGAGTCTATTTTAAATGTAGAGAATCCGTGGGACAGCAACACAGATGCAGAAGGCTTTGGGGATTTCACTGCCAATTTTGACAACAGTGAACCCATAGCAGCAGAGGTAACTGAGGAAGAAATTAGTGAAGAAAGTGCAACAAAAAACATTTCAGAAAATTTAGGAAGCtatgatgataataatgatgatgactTTGGTGACTTTGACGACTTTAAATCTTCAGAAAAAGCTGATACAGCTATAGCACCTGATGTTATGCCCCATTCAAGTGTACTCGACTTTCCAACTTCAGACAATGAAGTGCAAATCATGGAGAATATCAACAAGGTGCTAGCAACAATATTCCCTGAGGAAGTGTCTGAGCCCAGTGAAATGCTAGAAGCGAATATAGACAAAAGTCTGGGTGAGATCTGGGGCCACCTTGTGGACACGGACATCCGTCAACCGTACATGGTCAGTTGGAACAACACACTGGGGCAGAAGAGCCTTTTGAAGGCTTTGTGTATAGATTCTCGaaatatt CTGTTTGGTACAAGATGGAACTACAACATGCCGAAGTTTGCAGCCAACTTGAGTGCGTCACCTCTCCAGCCTCAGAAGCCGGTGCAATCCAACCCGGAGAGCTCAGAGCAGCCTGCAGACAAGGAGAGCACATGGGTTGATCCCTTCACCCCCCACGGCCAGGAAT CGTGCAGCCCCGAAAGCGAGGTTCCTGCCGCGGAGGTCAAACCTAATGTTTTGGACGGTTTCACCAGTGAACTACCGGCCACCAGCAGCAAAATATACTCCAGCTCGCTGAGCGTCCAGCCCATACGGCAGATCAGCCTCCCCGACACACACATCTTCACTCCCACAGACTCCGAGACGCCAAGATCTAAAACCATCCACTACGACAACACTACACTAGGAGTCGGTTTCGACGCAGAAATAGTGAATCAAAAGCTCGAAACGACTCACATAACAAGCCCAGAGAAAGACGAGTACTGGGACTTTCAACATTTCAAAGGAGCCGCGAGTGCCGTTCCAAACGATGAATCTAAAAATACTCCTGAAGCACCAAAAGACTCAAGTGAAAAGACATTCGGAACGGCGATACTGCAGCCCATCAAGATGGAGCCGATAATGCCGACGCTGAACTGGCCGGACCCCGGTGAAGTTAAAGAGACCTTTATGGACTTCTCCGACTTTATATCGAGTACGACTGTTAGCAGTAATCCTCAAGATCTCAAACCCTCCGACAATAAGGTGCCAGTGCAAAGAGTCGACGACAAGGTTCAAAAGGACGAGGCGATCGTTGAGAACGACGACGATTTCGAAACGTTCCAGTCGGCGCCGCCCGCGAATCATTCCATTGGCTTCGCGAACATTCCAGAAACGAGTAGTCAAATTAGCAGCTTAGAATTACCCACTCGATTAGAAAGTAGAACAGACGCTAACTCCAAACCGAGTGAGATTTCTTCGAGTATAGACTCCGCCTTCAGATCAGAAACAAATCACAAAAGTTTTTCGCCGCAAATCCTGGCGCCTGTTCCGGCGCAAGTTAGTTCTCTGCCGGTGTTGCAGCCGTCGCCTGTAAACAGGAGTCAGCAGAGCTCCGGGCAGATCCTGCAACCTTTATCCTTGGAGGGTTTCTCGCAGATCAACTGGCCGAACCCCGGCATAGACCTGCACGATCTGTCCAAGTTCAACCCCATAGAGAGCGTGCACTCTCTCAAGAGCGACTCCAGCAGCAGCCAGAGCAAGCTGTCGACGCCCGTCCACAGCAGGAGCGAGCCGGACGACGACTGGGGTGACTTCGTGTCCAGCGCACCCAAACCCGCCACGCCCAAGAAAACGGCCACTTTCAGTGACGACGACGAGTGGACGGACTTCGTATCCAGCACCAGCGTCAAACCCAACGGCCTAAACACCATTAGTTTTAACGTGCAATCGAATCTTAACCACCAGAAATCCAATCACGTGAAGTACCCAAAAAGTAATCAAATAAGCCTGGATATTCCGACATTGAACTACATCACGCCCAAAGCCGCGGGTCGGGGGTACGCGGACAAACACTTCCAGAACTTATAA
- the LOC121726554 gene encoding uncharacterized protein LOC121726554 isoform X1: protein MSIPPLVCSSPPPPEQCEDDKEPEDYDFQYNSQPDDDEDSASYNYVNFSSNTIYKTQTESIQDLKLSENLNVEIENIPPSSPGSEPKMNSSVPPLSDDSEKNSYLQEDCVLEDLNLELTTESLHMHTDDKSAEIPKLNENDSSVLHIQDAGGTDDDIENVQIKSLSQEPSENYDLNALDNSSGDISFNDNDDIKKLDEVLPIDVKDEIEKINEEIKATASQFVVNKVDPVDEDDFGDFDSFQFTDTKTQSESILNVENPWDSNTDAEGFGDFTANFDNSEPIAAEVTEEEISEESATKNISENLGSYDDNNDDDFGDFDDFKSSEKADTAIAPDVMPHSSVLDFPTSDNEVQIMENINKVLATIFPEEVSEPSEMLEANIDKSLGEIWGHLVDTDIRQPYMVSWNNTLGQKSLLKALCIDSRNILFGTRWNYNMPKFAANLSASPLQPQKPVQSNPESSEQPADKESTWVDPFTPHGQEYTYAEALLLDLEHLMATLDQMAHKHSTLKISDLLSHACSPESEVPAAEVKPNVLDGFTSELPATSSKIYSSSLSVQPIRQISLPDTHIFTPTDSETPRSKTIHYDNTTLGVGFDAEIVNQKLETTHITSPEKDEYWDFQHFKGAASAVPNDESKNTPEAPKDSSEKTFGTAILQPIKMEPIMPTLNWPDPGEVKETFMDFSDFISSTTVSSNPQDLKPSDNKVPVQRVDDKVQKDEAIVENDDDFETFQSAPPANHSIGFANIPETSSQISSLELPTRLESRTDANSKPSEISSSIDSAFRSETNHKSFSPQILAPVPAQVSSLPVLQPSPVNRSQQSSGQILQPLSLEGFSQINWPNPGIDLHDLSKFNPIESVHSLKSDSSSSQSKLSTPVHSRSEPDDDWGDFVSSAPKPATPKKTATFSDDDEWTDFVSSTSVKPNGLNTISFNVQSNLNHQKSNHVKYPKSNQISLDIPTLNYITPKAAGRGYADKHFQNL from the exons ATGTCGATACCACCTCTGGTTTGTAGCAGTCCACCACCACCCGAGCAGTGCGAAGACGACAAGGAGCCCGAAGACTACGATTTCCAGTATAATT CTCAACCCGATGATGATGAAGATAGTGCTAGTTATAATTATGTCAATTTTTCTTCCAATACAATATATAAAACACAAACAGAAAGCATACAGGACTTGAAATTAAGTGAAAACCTAAATgttgaaatagaaaatattcCCCCATCGTCTCCAGGAAGTGAACCCAAAATGAACAGCTCTGTGCCTCCTCTGAGTGATGATTCCGAGAAAAACTCATATCTCCAAGAAGATTGTGTCCTTGAAGATTTAAATCTGGAATTAACAACAGAGAGCTTACATATGCACACAGATGATAAAAGTGCAGAGATTCCTAAGTTAAATGAAAATGACTCCAGTGTGTTACACATACAAGACGCTGGTGGAACAGATGACGATATTGAAAATGTCCAAATTAAAAGTTTGTCACAGGAACCAAgtgaaaattatgatttaaatgctCTGGATAACTCGTCTGGAGATATTTCATtcaatgataatgatgatattAAGAAGTTAGATGAGGTTTTACCGATAGATGTTAAAGATGAAATAGAAAAAATTAATGAAGAAATCAAAGCAACTGCTAGTCAATTTGTTGTCAACAAAGTAGACCCTGTAGATGAGGATGACTTTGGGGATTTTGATAGTTTTCAATTTACagatacaaaaacacaatcaGAGTCTATTTTAAATGTAGAGAATCCGTGGGACAGCAACACAGATGCAGAAGGCTTTGGGGATTTCACTGCCAATTTTGACAACAGTGAACCCATAGCAGCAGAGGTAACTGAGGAAGAAATTAGTGAAGAAAGTGCAACAAAAAACATTTCAGAAAATTTAGGAAGCtatgatgataataatgatgatgactTTGGTGACTTTGACGACTTTAAATCTTCAGAAAAAGCTGATACAGCTATAGCACCTGATGTTATGCCCCATTCAAGTGTACTCGACTTTCCAACTTCAGACAATGAAGTGCAAATCATGGAGAATATCAACAAGGTGCTAGCAACAATATTCCCTGAGGAAGTGTCTGAGCCCAGTGAAATGCTAGAAGCGAATATAGACAAAAGTCTGGGTGAGATCTGGGGCCACCTTGTGGACACGGACATCCGTCAACCGTACATGGTCAGTTGGAACAACACACTGGGGCAGAAGAGCCTTTTGAAGGCTTTGTGTATAGATTCTCGaaatatt CTGTTTGGTACAAGATGGAACTACAACATGCCGAAGTTTGCAGCCAACTTGAGTGCGTCACCTCTCCAGCCTCAGAAGCCGGTGCAATCCAACCCGGAGAGCTCAGAGCAGCCTGCAGACAAGGAGAGCACATGGGTTGATCCCTTCACCCCCCACGGCCAGGAAT ACACTTACGCAGAAGCGCTACTCCTAGACCTAGAACACCTAATGGCCACTCTAGACCAAATGGCTCATAAACACTCCACACTTAAAATATCAGATTTACTCTCACATG CGTGCAGCCCCGAAAGCGAGGTTCCTGCCGCGGAGGTCAAACCTAATGTTTTGGACGGTTTCACCAGTGAACTACCGGCCACCAGCAGCAAAATATACTCCAGCTCGCTGAGCGTCCAGCCCATACGGCAGATCAGCCTCCCCGACACACACATCTTCACTCCCACAGACTCCGAGACGCCAAGATCTAAAACCATCCACTACGACAACACTACACTAGGAGTCGGTTTCGACGCAGAAATAGTGAATCAAAAGCTCGAAACGACTCACATAACAAGCCCAGAGAAAGACGAGTACTGGGACTTTCAACATTTCAAAGGAGCCGCGAGTGCCGTTCCAAACGATGAATCTAAAAATACTCCTGAAGCACCAAAAGACTCAAGTGAAAAGACATTCGGAACGGCGATACTGCAGCCCATCAAGATGGAGCCGATAATGCCGACGCTGAACTGGCCGGACCCCGGTGAAGTTAAAGAGACCTTTATGGACTTCTCCGACTTTATATCGAGTACGACTGTTAGCAGTAATCCTCAAGATCTCAAACCCTCCGACAATAAGGTGCCAGTGCAAAGAGTCGACGACAAGGTTCAAAAGGACGAGGCGATCGTTGAGAACGACGACGATTTCGAAACGTTCCAGTCGGCGCCGCCCGCGAATCATTCCATTGGCTTCGCGAACATTCCAGAAACGAGTAGTCAAATTAGCAGCTTAGAATTACCCACTCGATTAGAAAGTAGAACAGACGCTAACTCCAAACCGAGTGAGATTTCTTCGAGTATAGACTCCGCCTTCAGATCAGAAACAAATCACAAAAGTTTTTCGCCGCAAATCCTGGCGCCTGTTCCGGCGCAAGTTAGTTCTCTGCCGGTGTTGCAGCCGTCGCCTGTAAACAGGAGTCAGCAGAGCTCCGGGCAGATCCTGCAACCTTTATCCTTGGAGGGTTTCTCGCAGATCAACTGGCCGAACCCCGGCATAGACCTGCACGATCTGTCCAAGTTCAACCCCATAGAGAGCGTGCACTCTCTCAAGAGCGACTCCAGCAGCAGCCAGAGCAAGCTGTCGACGCCCGTCCACAGCAGGAGCGAGCCGGACGACGACTGGGGTGACTTCGTGTCCAGCGCACCCAAACCCGCCACGCCCAAGAAAACGGCCACTTTCAGTGACGACGACGAGTGGACGGACTTCGTATCCAGCACCAGCGTCAAACCCAACGGCCTAAACACCATTAGTTTTAACGTGCAATCGAATCTTAACCACCAGAAATCCAATCACGTGAAGTACCCAAAAAGTAATCAAATAAGCCTGGATATTCCGACATTGAACTACATCACGCCCAAAGCCGCGGGTCGGGGGTACGCGGACAAACACTTCCAGAACTTATAA